The proteins below are encoded in one region of Planctopirus limnophila DSM 3776:
- a CDS encoding O-acetylhomoserine aminocarboxypropyltransferase/cysteine synthase family protein, with the protein MTHAYRPETLCLHAGQSVDPTTGSRAVPLYQTTSYVFNSTDHAARLFALQEFGNIYTRLMNPTTDVLEKRLAALEGGSGALCVASGQAAESIALLNLCEAGDNFVSGTSLYGGTYNLFHYTFPKMGIHGKFVDQSKPENFARAIDDKTKAIYLETIGNPRVDVPDFEAIADIAHKAGVPLIVDNTLASPVLCRPFDFGADILVESCTKFIGGHGTSIGGVIIEKGGFPWNNGRFPSFTEPDPSYHGMKIFDTFGPMNLAYIIKCRVQGLRDLGPAMSPFNAFMFLQGLETLHLRMERHSSNALAVAKFLEAHPKVSWVNYTGLESHPSYHLGKKYLAKGCGAIMGFGIKGATPKQQQENGIKLINNVKLFSHLANVGDSKSLIIHPSSTTHQQLTPEEQVSTGVTPDFIRLSIGTEAIEDIIADLSQALDAV; encoded by the coding sequence ATGACTCACGCCTATCGCCCCGAGACACTTTGCCTGCATGCCGGCCAGTCTGTCGATCCGACGACGGGTTCCCGAGCAGTCCCGCTCTATCAGACCACGTCTTACGTGTTTAACAGTACCGATCATGCCGCCCGCCTCTTCGCGCTGCAGGAGTTCGGCAACATCTACACCCGGCTCATGAACCCGACCACCGACGTTCTCGAAAAACGTCTGGCAGCGCTCGAAGGGGGTAGTGGTGCCCTCTGCGTCGCCTCCGGTCAGGCGGCCGAATCGATTGCTCTTCTGAACCTGTGCGAAGCGGGCGACAACTTCGTTTCGGGCACCAGCCTCTATGGTGGTACCTACAACCTGTTCCATTACACCTTCCCCAAAATGGGCATTCACGGGAAGTTTGTTGATCAGAGCAAACCCGAAAACTTTGCCCGCGCGATTGATGACAAGACAAAGGCCATCTACCTCGAAACCATTGGCAATCCTCGCGTCGATGTCCCCGATTTCGAAGCAATTGCAGATATCGCTCACAAAGCGGGTGTGCCACTGATTGTTGACAACACACTGGCCTCACCGGTGCTGTGCCGACCATTCGATTTTGGTGCCGATATTCTCGTCGAATCATGCACCAAGTTTATTGGCGGCCACGGAACATCGATTGGCGGGGTGATTATCGAGAAGGGGGGCTTCCCCTGGAATAATGGGCGGTTCCCATCATTCACCGAGCCCGACCCCAGCTATCACGGCATGAAGATTTTCGACACCTTCGGCCCCATGAATCTCGCCTACATTATCAAGTGCCGCGTTCAAGGCCTGCGCGATCTCGGTCCTGCCATGAGCCCGTTCAATGCGTTCATGTTCCTTCAAGGGCTGGAAACATTGCATCTGCGCATGGAACGCCACAGTTCGAACGCTTTGGCAGTCGCTAAATTCCTCGAAGCTCATCCCAAGGTGAGCTGGGTCAACTACACCGGCCTCGAATCGCATCCTTCCTACCATCTGGGTAAGAAGTACCTTGCCAAAGGTTGCGGCGCCATCATGGGCTTTGGCATCAAGGGAGCCACTCCGAAACAGCAGCAGGAGAATGGCATCAAGCTCATCAACAACGTGAAGCTCTTCTCCCACCTGGCGAATGTGGGCGATTCGAAGTCGCTGATCATTCACCCATCGAGCACGACTCACCAGCAACTCACTCCTGAAGAGCAAGTCTCGACAGGTGTGACGCCCGACTTCATTCGCCTTTCGATTGGTACCGAAGCGATTGAAGACATCATTGCCGATCTCTCGCAGGCACTCGATGCTGTGTAG
- a CDS encoding thioredoxin-like domain-containing protein: MPAVAQETSDGQSPAASTPKPAPEAGKPENPFPNRIPAPSLDGGIEWLNTSQPLSLKDLRGKVVVLDFWTYCCINCIHVLPDLKYLEKKYGKELVVIGVHSAKFDNEKESGNIRKAILRYEIEHPVVNDAEMTIWRKFSIRSWPSLVLIDPEGQFCGVASGEGNRELLDQVIAKVIDYHRAKGTLNEKPMAFDLESGKEAATPLRFPGKLLVDPAHERVFISDSNHNRIVVASLAGQLLKVIGSGKIGAKDGPAESAQFDHPQGMALDGNTLYVADTENHLLRTVNLTTWEVSTLAGTGEQARGRDRGGELRTTALNSPWDLYIQQGVLYVAMAGPHQLWSHALGSKTIQNYAGSGREDITNGSLAQSALAQPSGITSDGESLYVVDSEGSSIRKITTSEADKLEDPEGKVTTVVGASDLPRGASLFEFGDIDGKGSAVRLQHPLGIVFHEGKLFVADSYNHKIKVIDPIKRTCESWLGNGKPGAALAPVQLSEPAGLATYGGVLFIADTNNHRVLKVDLKTKAATELKIEGLTAPKP; this comes from the coding sequence GTGCCTGCGGTTGCTCAGGAAACGTCTGACGGGCAATCACCGGCAGCGAGTACGCCTAAGCCAGCACCAGAAGCCGGCAAGCCAGAAAATCCGTTTCCGAATCGCATTCCTGCCCCTTCGCTCGATGGGGGAATCGAGTGGCTCAACACCAGCCAGCCCCTGTCACTGAAGGATCTGCGCGGGAAAGTGGTGGTGCTCGACTTCTGGACGTACTGCTGCATCAACTGCATTCATGTGCTGCCTGATCTGAAGTATCTCGAAAAGAAGTATGGCAAAGAGCTGGTGGTCATCGGTGTTCACTCCGCCAAGTTTGATAACGAGAAAGAGTCCGGGAACATTCGCAAAGCCATCTTGCGTTACGAGATTGAGCATCCCGTCGTCAACGATGCGGAGATGACCATCTGGCGGAAGTTCAGTATTCGGTCGTGGCCTTCTCTCGTGTTGATTGATCCTGAGGGGCAGTTTTGTGGTGTCGCTTCCGGCGAGGGAAATCGCGAACTGCTGGATCAAGTGATTGCCAAAGTCATCGATTATCATAGGGCGAAGGGGACGCTGAACGAAAAGCCGATGGCTTTCGATCTCGAAAGCGGCAAAGAAGCAGCCACTCCTTTGCGATTCCCTGGCAAGCTGCTCGTTGATCCGGCCCATGAGAGAGTCTTTATTTCAGACAGCAATCATAATCGCATCGTCGTGGCATCGCTGGCCGGTCAACTCCTCAAGGTGATTGGAAGTGGAAAAATTGGCGCCAAAGATGGCCCGGCTGAATCGGCACAGTTTGACCATCCGCAAGGAATGGCACTGGACGGGAATACGCTCTATGTGGCCGATACGGAAAATCATCTGCTGCGGACGGTGAACCTGACCACATGGGAAGTTTCGACACTCGCAGGGACTGGTGAACAGGCCCGCGGCCGCGATCGTGGGGGGGAGTTGCGAACCACAGCGCTGAACAGCCCGTGGGATCTTTACATCCAACAGGGCGTGCTGTACGTCGCGATGGCTGGGCCGCATCAGCTCTGGTCGCATGCACTGGGAAGTAAGACGATTCAGAACTATGCGGGCTCTGGACGGGAAGATATTACCAATGGAAGCCTGGCTCAATCGGCACTGGCGCAACCTTCGGGAATCACCAGTGATGGCGAGTCGCTGTATGTGGTCGATAGCGAAGGTTCATCCATTCGCAAAATCACTACTAGCGAAGCAGACAAACTGGAAGACCCGGAGGGCAAAGTCACCACAGTGGTGGGAGCTTCGGATCTGCCGCGAGGTGCGAGCCTGTTTGAGTTTGGCGATATTGATGGCAAGGGATCAGCAGTTCGTCTGCAGCATCCGCTGGGGATTGTCTTTCACGAGGGGAAGCTGTTTGTCGCCGACAGTTACAACCATAAGATTAAAGTGATCGATCCGATCAAAAGAACATGCGAGAGCTGGCTGGGGAATGGAAAGCCGGGGGCTGCACTTGCTCCGGTCCAGCTATCGGAACCTGCGGGGTTGGCAACTTATGGCGGAGTTCTGTTCATTGCCGACACGAATAACCATCGCGTCCTGAAGGTCGATTTGAAAACGAAAGCTGCCACCGAGTTGAAGATCGAAGGCCTGACAGCCCCCAAGCCTTGA
- a CDS encoding DUF1501 domain-containing protein has translation MATSYTCDGIQRRDALKAGLLGVGGLSLSNFLKLSHAGEVSSKAKAKAAIYINLGGGPSHMDTFDMKPNAPAEYRGEFNPIKTNVAGIEICEHLPHLAKQADKFALIRGVSHTLAAHELGTQYVNCGNRPIPSLEFPGYGSVVAKELGGPDNLPAYVAIPRTSSKSGYLGVKYAPLATGNTPKAGMPYSVRGVSLQNGLTVQEVDRRKNLLNDLDRTFAGYEKQNQLLEGMDQFAEQAYSMITSPAARKAFDISQESPKFAEPFGETPFGTSCLLATRLIESGVRFVTISYGGWDTHDDNWTRLKEKQLPPFDEGLAALLAGLAQKGLLDSTAVFVTGEFGRTPKINGRAGRDHFARNMFMIMAGGGVRAGQVIGASDEKAMAPASQAITPDDVAASFYHNLGIDPKKEYQTNTGRPLMIVRDGNIIPSLFA, from the coding sequence CAACGACGCGATGCACTGAAAGCAGGGCTGCTGGGAGTGGGAGGCTTATCGCTTTCTAACTTTTTGAAGCTCAGCCATGCAGGGGAAGTTTCCTCCAAGGCCAAGGCCAAAGCTGCGATCTATATCAACCTGGGGGGTGGCCCCAGCCACATGGACACCTTCGATATGAAGCCCAATGCACCGGCTGAGTATCGCGGGGAATTCAATCCCATTAAAACGAACGTCGCCGGGATCGAGATCTGTGAGCACTTGCCCCATCTGGCGAAACAGGCCGACAAGTTCGCCCTCATTCGTGGTGTCTCGCACACTCTGGCGGCTCATGAACTGGGCACGCAATATGTCAACTGCGGCAACCGGCCTATCCCTTCGCTGGAATTCCCGGGATATGGCTCGGTGGTTGCCAAGGAGTTGGGTGGCCCGGATAACCTGCCCGCCTATGTGGCCATTCCACGAACGAGTTCAAAGTCGGGTTATCTGGGAGTGAAGTACGCACCACTGGCCACGGGGAACACACCCAAGGCCGGTATGCCTTATTCGGTGCGTGGGGTTTCACTGCAGAATGGATTGACAGTGCAGGAAGTGGATCGTCGCAAGAATCTGCTCAACGATCTTGATCGGACGTTTGCTGGTTACGAAAAGCAGAACCAGTTGCTGGAAGGGATGGATCAGTTTGCCGAGCAGGCCTACTCGATGATCACTTCACCAGCCGCCCGCAAAGCGTTTGATATCAGCCAGGAATCTCCCAAGTTTGCCGAGCCATTCGGTGAGACACCCTTTGGAACCAGCTGCCTGCTGGCAACGAGGCTGATCGAATCGGGAGTGAGGTTTGTCACGATTTCGTACGGCGGATGGGATACTCATGATGACAACTGGACGCGGCTGAAAGAAAAGCAGTTGCCTCCGTTTGATGAAGGTCTGGCGGCCTTGCTGGCAGGTCTGGCTCAGAAGGGCTTGCTCGATTCGACCGCTGTCTTTGTGACAGGTGAGTTTGGTCGAACACCCAAGATCAATGGCCGCGCTGGTCGGGATCACTTTGCCCGCAATATGTTCATGATTATGGCAGGTGGTGGCGTGCGTGCGGGTCAGGTGATTGGTGCCAGCGATGAAAAAGCCATGGCACCAGCGAGCCAGGCCATTACACCTGATGATGTGGCCGCTTCGTTCTATCACAATCTCGGGATTGATCCCAAGAAAGAATATCAGACCAACACCGGGCGGCCACTGATGATTGTGCGTGACGGGAACATTATTCCTTCACTGTTTGCCTGA